The stretch of DNA tcacattgtaggattttaatgaatttatttgcaaattatgatggaaaataagtatttcagAGTACTACCCTAACTGTAGTATGTTTCAGAGTACTATCCTAACTGTAGTATGTTTCAGATTACTATCCTAACTGTAGTATGTTTCAGAGTACTATCCTAACTGTAGTATGTTTCAGAGTACTACCCTAACTGTAGTATGTTTGAGAGTACTACCCTAACTGTAGTATGTTTCAGAGTACTACCCTAACTGTAGTATGTTTCAGAGTACTACCCTAACTGTAGTATGTTTCAGAGTACTACCCTAACTGTAGTATAATTGTGTATGTTTCAGAGTACTACCCTAACTGTAGTATGTTTCAGAGTACTACCCTAACTGTAGTATGTTTCAGAGTACTACCCTAACTGTAGTATGTTTCAGAGTACTATCCTAACTGTAGTATAATTGTGTATGTTTCAGAGTACTACCCTAACTGTAGTATGTTTCAGAGTACTACCCTAACTGTAGTATGTTTCAGAGTACTACCCTAACTGTAGTATGTTTCAGATTACTACCCTAACTGTAGTATGTTTCAGAGTACTACCCTAACTGTAGTATGTTTCAGAGTACTATCCTAACTGTAGTATAATGGTGTATGTTTCAGAGTACTACCCTAACTGTAGTATGTTTCAGAGTACTATCCTAACTGTAGTATGTTTCAGAGTACTATCCTAACTGTAGTATGTTTCAGAGTACTACCCTAACTGTAGTATGTTTCAGAGTACTACCCTAACTGTAGTATAATTCTGTATGTTTCAGAGTACTATCCTAACTGAAGTATGTTTCAGAGTACTATCCTAACTGTAGTATAATTGTGTATGTTTCAGAGTACTATCCTAACTGTAGTATGTTTCAGAGTACTACCCTAACTGAAGTATAATTCTGTATGTTTCAGAGTACTACCCTAACTGGAGTATAATGGTGTATGTTTCAGAGTACTATCCTAACTGTAGTATAATGGTGTATGTTTCAGAGTACTATCCTAACTGTAGTATGTTTCAGAGTACTATCCTAACTGTAGTATGTTTCAGAGTACTATCCTAACTGTAGTATGTTTCAGAGTACTATCCTAACTGTAGTATGTTTCAGAGTACTATCCTAACTGTAGTATGTTTCAGAGTACTACCCTAACTGTAGTATGTTTCAGAGTACTACCCTAACTGTAGTATGTTTCAGAGTACTACCCTAACTGTAGTATGTTTCAGAGTACTACCCTAACTGTAGTATAATTCTGTATGTTTCAGAGTACTACCCTAACTGGAGTATAATGGTGTATGTTTCAGAGTACTATCCTAACTGTAGTATAATGGTGTATGTTTCAGAGTACTACCCTAACTGTAGTATGTTTCAGAGTACTACCCTAACTGTAGTATGTTTCAGAGTACTACCCTAACTGTAGTATGTTTCAGAGTACTATCCTAACTGTAGTATGTTTCAGAGTACTATCCTAACTGTAGTATGTTTCAGAGTACTATCCTAACTGTAGTATGTTTCAGAGTACTACCCTAACTGTAGTATGTTTCAGAGTACTACCCTAACTGTAGTATGTTTCAGAGTACTACCCTAACTGTAGTATGTTTCAGAGTACTATCCTAACTGTAGTATAATTCTGTATGTTTCAGAGTACTATCCTAACTGTAGTATGTTTCAGAGTACTATCCTAACTGTAGTATGTTTCAGAGTACTACCCTAACTGCAGTATGTTTCAGAGTACTATCCTAACTGTAGTATAATTCTGTATGTTTCAGAGTACTACCCTAACTGGAGTATAATGGTGTATGTTTCAGAGTACTACCCTAACTGTAGTATGTTTCAGAGTACTACCCTAACTGTAGTATGTTTCAGAGTACTACCCTAACTGTAGTATGTTTCAGAGTACTACCCTAACTGTAGTATGTTTCAGAGTACTACCCTAACTGTAGTATGTTTCAGAGTACTACCCTAACTGTAGTATGTTTCAGAGTACTACCCTAACTGTAAGTATGTTTCAGAGTACTACCCTAACTGTAGTATGTTTCAGAGTACTACCCTAACTGTAGTATGTTTCAGAGTACTACCCTAACTGTAGTATGTTTCAGAGTACTACCCTAACTGTAGTATGTTTCAGAGTACTACCCTAACTGTAGTATGTTTCAGAGTACTACCCTAACTGTAGTATGTTTCAGAGTACTACCCTAACTGTAGTATGTTTCAGAGTACTACCCTAACTGTAGTATGTTTCAGAGTACTACCCTAACTGTAGTATGTTTCAGAGTACTACCCTAACTGTAGTATGTTTCAGAGTACTACCCTAACTGTAGTATGTTTCAGAGTACTACCCTAACTGTAGTATGTTTCAGAGTACTACCCTAACTGTAGTATGTTTCAGAGTACTACCCTAACTGTAGTATGTTTCAGAGTACTACCCTAACTGTAGTATGTTTCAGAGTACTACCCTAACTGTAGTATGTTTCAGAGTACTACCCTAACTGTAGTATGTTTCAGAGTACTACCCTAACTGTAGTATGTTTCAGAGTACTACCCTAACTGTAGTATGTTTCAGAGTACTACCCTAACTGTAGTATGTTTCAGAGTACTATCCTAACTGTAGTATGTTTCAGAGTACTATCCTAACTGTAGTATGTTTCAGAGTACTATCCTAACTGTAGTATGTTTCAGAGTACTATCCTAACTGTAGTATAATGGTGTATGTTTCAGAGTACTATCCTAACTGTAGTATAAATCTATATGTTTCAGAGTACTACCCTAACTGTGAGGTGATGTTCATGGGCATGGCCAACATCCACTCCATTAGGAACAGCTTCCAGTCCCTCCGAGCCGTCTGCAGCCAGATCCCTGACCCGGGCAAGTAAGTGGATCCCTCTGACATCTCTCCCTTATCTCTACCATCCCTCAGTCCCCTTCTCCAGGCCTCAGTAAGTttacaccagggagggagggagggagggactagcTGTTTGTCCAAAGTGTCTTTGTGGTGTTCATGTATTTTTGCATGTCAGACCTgcattcaaatactatttgaaatcatttgcAACTACTTAAGCTGTGCTTTACTGAACTTGCCAGTCACACACTAGACAAGCAATAGAAAAATACCCAGGAGTGCAAAACCCGGCCCGCCTGcgactccaggcagactaaagcaAACGTTTAAAGTGCtcgaaagatttcaaatagtatttgaacccacatgttgtgtgtgtatgtctccttGCATGTGGACAGTGCATGTCCCAACCTGTAATGAGTGATGCACACAGAGGGCTGTTCTAGTGGCAGAGTTCCTGGTATTCTAAAAGAGGTGCTGTAGTGACCCCCTTTTTTAAAAATGCCACATCTAGGTCAGGGGCTCCACGCCCTCTCCCCGATGTCAGGGTTGTCCCCGGTTACCCAACCCAGGCTGTGTTTTTGTTATTTACCTTCAGAAGGAAATACATTCTAGAACCTTCTAGACCTGTTCTCATTGGTCGCCCCTCGGGTGTGTGCATTCACAGCTGGCTGTCTGCTCTGGAGAGCACCCGTTGGCTGCAGCACCTGTCCGTCATGCTGAAGGCAGCCACTCTGGTGTGCTCTGCGGTGGAAAGGGAGGGACGTCCTGTCCTGGTGCATTGTTCAGACGGTTGGGACCGTACCCCTCAGATTGTGGCTCTCGCCAAGATCCTGCTGGACCCGTTCTATCGGACGCTAGAGGTACACACAAAACACTGtgatgtacacacaaacactgtgAGGTACACACAAAACACTGTGATGCAATGATGAAAACGGTGTGCTTCACTTTAACCCTGATGAAACTATTGTCAGGTTTTCTGTTCTGATAGTATGTTGACGGTATAACCAGTTTCACACATCCCATTTGAATTTACCAACGACCACAAAAAAACAGTGGTTTTATTTACACATGTTACAATGGAGCACTTTGTCAGTTTACaataaaagagggagggagggagggagggagagagacaacgagagagggagagagtgagacacagagggagagagtgagacacacacacagagagagagagagagagagacacagagagaactgTATAGTGTTGGATCCGACttgtcctccctcctcttcagGGTTTCCAGGTACTGGTGGAGACGGAGTGGTTGGACTACGGTCATAAGTTTGGCGACCGCTGTGGTCACCAGGAGGATGCCGTCGACGTGAGTGAGCAGTGCCCGGTTTTCCTCCAGTGGCTGGACTGTGTTCATCAGCTGTTCAAACAGTTCCCCTGCCTCTTCGAGTTCAACGAAGCCTTCCTGGTACGTACACTACACCTTGactttaccatctctctctctctctctctttttctttgtcaagctctcttcttctctcgttctctctctctctctctctctctctctctctctctctctctttatctccttctTTGTCAAGCTCTCTTTTcttcacacattctctctcttcacacattctctctctctctctctctctctctctcgttctctctctctcgttctctctctctctcgttctcgttctctctcgttctctctgctCTTGcctaatctctctttctctcctacacACGGTCTGTTTGGAGAGGCAGCCACAATTTACTAGTCTTTGTTGGCCTTTAAGACCTTTCTTAAAGATCATTTAAGGTTTCTACATGAAATACTACTGTGTAGTAGATTAGGAGCATACTGTTACTGTGTAGTAGTTTAGGAGCGTACTGTGACTGTGTAGTAGTTTAGGAGCGTACTGTGACTGTGTAGTAGTTTAGGAGCGTACTGTGTAGTAGATTAGGAGCGTACTGTGACTGTAGTAGTTTAGGAGCGTACTGTGTAGTAGATTAGGAGCGTACTGTTACTGTGTAGTAGTTTAGGAGCGTACTGTTACTGTGTAGTAGATTAGGAGCGTACTGTGTTCTGTGTAGTAGTTTAGGAGCGTACTGTGACTGTGTAGTAGTTTAGGAGCATACTGTGACTGTGTAGTAGTTTAGGATTGTTACTGTGTAGTAGATTAGGAGCGTACTGTGTTCTGTGTAGTAGTTTAGGAGCGTACTGTGACTGTGTAGTAGTTTAGGAGCATACTGTTACTGTGTAGTAGATTAGGAGCGTACTGTTACTGTGTAGTAGATTAGGAGCGTACTGTTACTGTGTAGTAGATTAGGAGCGTACTGTTACTGTGTAGTAGTTTAGGATTGTTACTGTGTAGTAGATTAGGAGCGTACTGTGTTCTGTGTAGTAGTTTAGGAGCGTACTGTGACTGTGTAGTAGTTTAGGAGCATACTGTTACTGTGTAGTAGTTTAGGAGCGTACTGTGACTGTGTAGTAGTTTAGGATTGTTACTGTGTAGTAGATTAGGAGCGTACTGTGTTCTGTGTAGTAGTTTAGGAGCATACTGTGTTCTGTGTAGTAGTTTAGGAGCATACTGTTACTGTGTAGTAGTTTAGGAGAGTACTGTGACTGTGTAGTAGTTTAGGAGCGTACTGTGACTGTGTAGTAGTTTAGGAGCGTACTGTGACTGTGTAGTAGTTTAGGAGTGTGACTGTCTAGTAGTTTAGGAGTGTGACTGTCTGGTAGTTTAGGAGCATACTGTGTAGTAGTTTAGGAGTGTTACTGTGTAGTAGTTTAGGAGTGTTACTGTGTAGTAGTTTAGGAGTGTTACTGTGTAGTAGTTTAGGAGTGTTACTGTTTAGGAGTGTTACTGTGTAGTAGTTTAGGAGTGTTACTGTGTAGTAGTTTAGGAGTGTTACTGTGTAGTAGTTTAGGAGTGTTACTGTTTAGGAGTGTTACTGTGTAGTAGTTTAGGAGCGGAGTGTTACTGTGTAGTAGTTTAGGAGCGGAGTGTTACTGTGTAGTAGTTTAGGAGCGGAGTGTTACTGTGTAGTAGTTTAGGAGTGTTACTGTGTAGTAGTTTAGGAGCGTACTGTTACTGTGTAGTAGTTTAggagtgttactgtgactgtgttctGTGTAGTAGTTTAGGAGTGTTACTGTGTAGTAGTTTAGGAGTGTTACTGTGTAGTAGTTTAGGAGTGTTACTGTGTAGTAGTTTAGGAGTGTTACTGTGTAGTAGTTTAGGAGTGTTACTGTGTAGTAGTTTAGGAGTGTTACTGTGTAGTAGTTTAGGAGTGTTACTGTGTAGTAGTTTAGGAGCGTACTGTGTAGTAGTTTAGGAGCGTACTGTTACTGTGTAGTAGTTTAGGAGCGTACTGTGACTGTGTTCTGTGTAGTAGTTTAGGAgtgttactgtatatattaagGAATGTGTAAAGGCCTaacgtgtgtgtttttgttcctcTCCCCCAGGTCAAGCTGGTGCAGCACACGTACTCGTGTCTGTACGGGACGTTCCTGTGTAACAACGGGCGGGAGAGAGAGGTCCGCAACATCCACAACCGCACCTGCTCCGTCTGGTCTCTGCTCCGCTCCGGCAACAAGAACTTCCAGAACTTCCTCTTTATCCCCGGTCATGATATGGTACCCActactgtcccctctcctctcttctctcctgtcttctcttctctcctgtcttctcctgtcttctcctctcttctcctctctcctctcctgtcttctctgctctcctgtcttctcctcttctctcctgtcttctcctcttctctcctgtcttctcctctgctctcctgtcttctcctctgctctcctgtcttctcctctgctctcctgtcttctcctctgctctcctgtcttctcctctgctctcctgtcttctcctctgctctcctgtcttctcctctgctctcctgtcttctcctctgctctcctgtcttctcctctgctctcctgtcttctcctctcttctctcctctcttctcctgtcctggTTATTAACAGAGGGATCAGGTGTGCTTCACATgtccttggtatgaccttttTCAAACAATTCCATTTAGTATAACCCCTCGTCCAGTTTTATCTGCTACGGGTTAAAGAAGGAAAGATGTACAATATATTCAGTGGATGAGCACCAATAGCGCAGTGGATGAGCACCAATagcgcatatatatatatatgaacaggcagttaacccactgttcctaggccgtcattgtaaataagaatttgttcttaactgacttgcctggttagataaaggtaaaaaaaaagaaagaaataaacattaagaataaaataagaaaaataatATCTTACAGGAAAGCCTCAGATGAAAACATTAAACATCAACTATTTACAAGAACATAAAtattgtatatattatatataaatatatatagatattatatataaatattagcatacatatagatatatatatagagctagatatagatatatagagatagatctatatagatatatatatagagctagagatagatatatagagatagatctatatagatatatatatagagctagatatagatatatagagatagatctatatagatatatatatagagctagagatagatatatagagatagatctatatagatatatatatagagctagagatagatatatagagatagatctatatagatatatatatagagctagagatagatatatagagatagatctatatagatatatatctatatagatatagggggccgaatactttcgcaaggcactgtatctatatagatagatagatatatattagCATACATATATTATTGTTagtatgtatttattttgtatttactaTACGGTGCATTGTCGTGCTGAAACAGGGAAgaaccttccccaaactgttgccacaaagttggaagcacagaatcttctagagtgtcattgtatgttgtaacgttaagatttcccttcactggaattattcttcctccaccaaactttacagttggcactatgcattcgggcaggtaacgTTCTCCCGGTATCCGCCAAAACCCAGATTCgttcgtcggactgccagatggtgaagcgtgattcatcactccacagaacgcgtttccactcctccagagtccaatggcggcgagctttacaccactatagccggctgctcggccatgtaaacccatttcatgaagagatttttacgcgcttcaacGCTTGGAGGTCAcgtttgtgagcttgtgtggcctaccacttcgcggcgtAGCCGTTGTTACTCCTAAACGTTTCcgtcttcacaataacagcagttgaccggggaagctctagcagggcagaaatttgacgaactgactagGTGGAAAGGTGGCaacctatgacagtgccacgttgaaaatcaCTAAGCTCTTCTGTACGGGCCATTctaatgccaatgtttgtctatggaaattgcattgttgtgtgttcgattttatacacctgtcagcaacggatgtggctgaaatagccgaatccactaatttgaaggggtgtccaacaTTTTAAATGGCTTTACTGAGACAAAAagttatttgtgttttttttattgaccTCCGACCTCTGCTCCTACCTGTCCCCTGTGTCCAGGTGTTGCAGCCGGTGTGCCACACCCGGGCCCTGCAGCTGTGGACGGCCGTCTACCTACCCACCTCCTCCCCCTGCACCTCTGCCGAGGACGCCATGGAGCTCTACCTGTCCCCCAGCGTACAGGGAGACGAGCTCACCTCACGGTCCCTGGACAGGTGGGCCTATCCACtcactctattcttctctctgtccactcactctattcttctctctgtccactcactctattcctctctctctattcttctctctctgtccactcactctgttcttctctctgtctactcactctattcttctctctctgttcttctctctctattcttctctctctctgttccttcactctattcttctctctatattcttctctctctgtccactcactctattcttctctctctgtccactcactctgttcttctctctctgtccactcactctattcttctctctctgtccactcactctattcttctctctctgtccactcactctattcttctctctctgtccactcactctattcttctctctctgtccactcactctgttcttctctctctgtccactcactctgttcttctctctctgtccactcactctgttcttctctctctgtccactcactctgttcttctctctctgtccactcactctgttcttctctctctgtccactcactctgttcttctctctctgtccactcactctgttcttctctctctgtccactcactctgttcttctctctctgtccactcactctgttcttctctctctgtccactcactctgttcttctctctctgtccactcactctgttcttctctctctgtccactcactctgttcttctctctctctgtccactcactctgttcttctctctctgttcactcactctgttcttctctctctgttcactcactctgttcttctctctctgtccactcactctgttcttctctctctgtccactcactctgttcttctctctctgtccactcactctgttcttctctctctattcttctctctctctgtccactcactctattcttctctctctctgtccactcactctattcttctctctctctgtccactcactctattcttctctctctgtctcttagtgTATTTGTAAAAACATTGACTTTAATTATATCTCCTTGTATCTCTTGAGCTCTTGTCTTTTCAAGGATTTATTTGAGTTATTGATTTAAGGATTTACTCACAGTGGGGGTAAATCAAGATGAACAGGCTCATGGTGAAAACTGCATGTGCGGCTCTGTATCTACAGCTCTAGTGTTTTTagaaaaggctcctcaacagcttctaccaccaagccataagactgctaaacaatgagtcaaatggccacccagactatttacattgacactctATTTgatttgtacactgctgctactccctgtttattatctatgtaaagtcacttcacccctacctacatgtacatgtacGCCTGCCCTCTAGTGGTACAGCAGGGAAGGTCACCTGCCTGCCCTCTAGTGGTACAGCAGGGAAGGTCACCCGCCTGCCCTCTAGTGGTACAGCAGGGAAGGTCACCTGCCTGCCCTCTAGTGGTACAGCAGGGAAGGTCACCCGCCTGCCCTCTAGTGGTACAGCAGGGAAGGTCACCTGCCTGCCCTCTAGTGGTACAGCAGGGAAGGTCACCTGCCTGCCCTCTAGTGGTACAGCAGGGAAGCTCACCTGCCTGCCCTCTAGTGGTACAGCAGGGAAGCTCACCTGCCTGCCCTCTAGTGGTACAGCAGGGAAGCTCACCTGCCTGCCCTCTAGTGGTACAGCAGGGAAGCTCAACCTGCCTGCCCTCTAGTGGTACAGCAGGGAAGCTCACCTGCCTGCCCTCTAGTGGTACAGCAGGGAAGGTCACCCGCCTGCCCTCTAGTGGTACAGCAGGGAAGGTCACCCGCCTGCCCTCTAGTGGTACAGCAGGGAAGGTCACCCCGCCTGCCCTCTAGTGGTACAGCAGGGAAGGCCACCCGCCTGCCCTCTAgtggtacagcagggaggctcACCTGCCTGCCCTCTAGTGGTACAGAAGGGAAGCTCACCTGCCTGCCCTCTAgtggtacagcagggaggctcACCTGCCTGCCCTCTAgtggtacagcagggaggctcACCTGCCTGCCCTCTAGTGGTACAGAAGGGAAGCTCACCTGCCTGCCCTCTAGTGGTACAGAAGGGAAGCTCACCTGCCTGCCCTCTAGTGGTACAGCAGGGAAGCTCACCTGCCTGCCCTCTAGTGGTACAGAAGGGAAGCTCACCTGCCTGCCCTCTAGTGGTACAGAAGGGAAGCTCACCTGATTTAATGAAGCTCCACCACTTTCATTAACTTGAGATTTGTATTTATACCCCTCTGTGCAGGCTTCCTAAAACTCGCTCCATGGACAACCTGGTGTCTGCCTTTGAGAACGGGGTGGCCCTCACCCGCACCTCCAGCGACCCCAACCTCAACAAGCACTGTCAGGAGGGCCGTACTGCCCATGGCCTGGAGCCTATGGCTTCTGTAGGAGGAGGGGCCGCACCCGACAGCCCCGAGGACATCAGCCCTGACACGGGATTGGAAAGCGACGACTCGGAGGTGGAGCCTGTCACTCAGACTCCTCCTACCACACCCGTGGAgatggagcagagggaagagggCTTCGAGGAGgcggagatgagagaggagatcTGTCTCACCACCCAGCCCCTCCCCCCCATCGCTCTGGAGCAGGGTAACCCCcacttcccccctctccccctgctcacACCCCTCCTCCACCAGGCCCTCTCCCAGACCACTAACCCCCGGTTCCTCCCCCTCGACTGCCACATCTGACGGCCTCGGTCACTACCCGTCCTGCCTGCATACCATCACCACCTGCCTGGAAGGGCCCACTGCCAGCAGCCGTTCTGAACGGGCCTATCACCAACGGCCTCCAGAACGCCCCCTCCGCTTCTGCAGAGCTGCCGGCACTCGAGCAGCTAGTTCCCACGTTCCCTACGGCCATGGAGGACTCCACTGAGACGCTCACGGACGAAGCAGAGGTCCCACCAACGCTGCCCCCTAGAATCAGAGAAAGTCTAGGCCAGCCCAAAGCCACAGAATGGGCCTTACCCGAGAcccagcgagaggagagagaggggaagaggaccGAGAGTATGAGTGGTAGAAACTTAGTGCCTCTGAGAGAGTATGTGGTAGCAGTACCAACATCAGAAGAAGCAGCATCCTCCGCCTCCACAGTGCCCCCTGTTGACAACAGCCAGGCTGTGGCATTGCGACGCCCGGTCTCCCAGAACCAACTGCGTGTCAGTGAGGAGCTGTCTCTGCTGGGCTCTCACTGGGACAGTGTCCAGGGCATGGTCCAGTCTGCCTGCAGCACTGCTGCCAGCCACTCTGGCCTCTCAGCCAACCTCTCGTCAGGCTTCTGTCGTGCCCTCCAGCCCACGGCCTACCAGAGCCGACGCCTGGCTGGCAAGCTACTGCGCACCCAGGGCATGGCCGTGCCTAACGGGGGTTGGCAGTACGGccgaagggagagggaggagagggttcgCTCCTCGGCTCCAGCCCCAGTCAGCTCCAGCCCTGTCAAGTCAGGGTCCAGCTGGCTCTCTGCAGTCAGAAGCAGCTCGGGCTACGCTGCCATCATGGGCCCAACCACCACCAGCTCACCCCCAACCTTTTCAACCTGCCAACTCCTCCCAGCCTCCCCTTGCTCCTCAGCCTCCCCCCAGCCCCACCCGGCCTACCTGGATGATGATGGTCTGCCGGTGCCTGTGGACGCCGTGCAGCAGCGCCTCAGGCAGATGGAGGCGGGGTATAAACAGGAAGTGGAGGTGCTGAGAAGCCAGGTGCGCCAGCTGCAGATGAGGCTGGAGAGGAAACAGTACAGCACACCGCCCTCCGAGCCTGACGTCGACTACGAGGACGACATTGTGAGTAGCTGTCCTACCTGGACTTTGAACAGTACCTCAATGTGTTATTACTGTGTTGTGAAAGGATGTAGGTCATTACTAAATACTTCATAATTACAACCCAAATGTTAACTCTAGTGGAATTACACTTCAATAGAGAGAGTAATAATAACCAAACGTTgcacgtctccctccctccctctcgtcacgtctccctccctccctctcgccacgtctccctccctccctctcgccacgtctccctccctccctctcgccacgtctccctccctctcgccacgtctccctccctccctctcgccacgtctccctccctccctctcgccacgtctccctccctccctctcgccacgtctccctccctccctctcgccacgtctccctccctccctctcgccacgtctccctccctccctctcgtcacgtctccctccctccctctcgtcacgtctccctccctccctctcgtcacgtctccctccctccctctcgtcacgtctccctccctccctctcgtcacgtctccctccctccctctcgtcacgtctccctccctccctctcgccacgtctccctccctccctctcgccacgtctccctccctccctctcgccacgtctccctccctccctctcgccacgtctcctccctccctctcgccacgtctccctccctcccctctcgtcaccccaccctcccccctcccccctcctctcgccacgtcaccctccctccctctcgtcacccaccctccctccctccctctcgccacgtctccctccctccctccctctcgccacgtcacccaccctccctccctccctctcgccacgtcaccctccctccctctcgccacgtcaccctccctccctctcgccacgtcaccctccctccctctcgccacgtcaccctccctccctctcgtctcgTCACCCTCCCTCtcgtcaccctccctccctctcgtcaccctccctccctctcgtcacgtctccctccctccctccctctcgccacgtctccctccctccctctcgtcacgtctccctccctccctctcgccacgtctccctccctccctctcgtcacgtctccctccctccctccctctcgtcacgtctccctccctccctccctctcgtcacgtctccctccctccctccctccctctcgtcacgtctccctccctc from Oncorhynchus kisutch isolate 150728-3 linkage group LG28, Okis_V2, whole genome shotgun sequence encodes:
- the LOC109873355 gene encoding myotubularin-related protein 4 isoform X3; translation: MSLADRVACSLLNCFGEEGPPSLEYIQAKDLFPPKELVSEDENLQVPFPALQGEGVEYLGRADDAVIAISNYRLHIKFKDSVINVPLMLIESVESRHMFQLHITCKDSKVVRCHFSTFKQCQEWLRRLNRTIAHPGRLEDLFALAYHAWCLGSSTDDEDQHLHLCRPGDHVRQRLQMEVKRMGFDMQNAWRVSDINLKYKLCSSYPQQLLVPVWITDKELESVGSFRSSNRIPVVVYRHQRNGAVIARCSQPEISWWGWRNTEDEYLVTSIAKACLMDPGTRFTCEALACSQPRGEGPDSSDSDFDSSLTGCPGPDANTAPQKLLILDARSYTAAVANRAKGGGCECEEYYPNCEVMFMGMANIHSIRNSFQSLRAVCSQIPDPGNWLSALESTRWLQHLSVMLKAATLVCSAVEREGRPVLVHCSDGWDRTPQIVALAKILLDPFYRTLEGFQVLVETEWLDYGHKFGDRCGHQEDAVDVSEQCPVFLQWLDCVHQLFKQFPCLFEFNEAFLVKLVQHTYSCLYGTFLCNNGREREVRNIHNRTCSVWSLLRSGNKNFQNFLFIPGHDMVLQPVCHTRALQLWTAVYLPTSSPCTSAEDAMELYLSPSVQGDELTSRSLDRLPKTRSMDNLVSAFENGVALTRTSSDPNLNKHCQEGRTAHGLEPMASVGGGAAPDSPEDISPDTGLESDDSEVEPVTQTPPTTPVEMEQREEGFEEAEMREEICLTTQPLPPIALEQGNPHFPPLPLLTPLLHQALSQTTNPRFLPLDCHI
- the LOC109873355 gene encoding myotubularin-related protein 4 isoform X1; this encodes MSLADRVACSLLNCFGEEGPPSLEYIQAKDLFPPKELVSEDENLQVPFPALQGEGVEYLGRADDAVIAISNYRLHIKFKDSVINTYPGVDNHISVPLMLIESVESRHMFQLHITCKDSKVVRCHFSTFKQCQEWLRRLNRTIAHPGRLEDLFALAYHAWCLGSSTDDEDQHLHLCRPGDHVRQRLQMEVKRMGFDMQNAWRVSDINLKYKLCSSYPQQLLVPVWITDKELESVGSFRSSNRIPVVVYRHQRNGAVIARCSQPEISWWGWRNTEDEYLVTSIAKACLMDPGTRFTCEALACSQPRGEGPDSSDSDFDSSLTGCPGPDANTAPQKLLILDARSYTAAVANRAKGGGCECEEYYPNCEVMFMGMANIHSIRNSFQSLRAVCSQIPDPGNWLSALESTRWLQHLSVMLKAATLVCSAVEREGRPVLVHCSDGWDRTPQIVALAKILLDPFYRTLEGFQVLVETEWLDYGHKFGDRCGHQEDAVDVSEQCPVFLQWLDCVHQLFKQFPCLFEFNEAFLVKLVQHTYSCLYGTFLCNNGREREVRNIHNRTCSVWSLLRSGNKNFQNFLFIPGHDMVLQPVCHTRALQLWTAVYLPTSSPCTSAEDAMELYLSPSVQGDELTSRSLDRLPKTRSMDNLVSAFENGVALTRTSSDPNLNKHCQEGRTAHGLEPMASVGGGAAPDSPEDISPDTGLESDDSEVEPVTQTPPTTPVEMEQREEGFEEAEMREEICLTTQPLPPIALEQGNPHFPPLPLLTPLLHQALSQTTNPRFLPLDCHI